In one Pseudomonas hydrolytica genomic region, the following are encoded:
- a CDS encoding MarR family winged helix-turn-helix transcriptional regulator, protein MTDLKNFPEKFLTAPSDGPQGGRTGWQAMKNPAVQQAAMEAFFFGYQAFTAKPDEMLARRGLSRVHHRILFFIAKYPGLSMKELLGYLGVSKQALNTPLRQLMEMHLVQSEAAADDKRKRLLGFTAEGAKLEQALRREQARLLQRVFSEMGEEAVQGWLAVNHALARSRHERT, encoded by the coding sequence ATGACTGACCTAAAAAATTTCCCCGAGAAATTTTTGACCGCGCCCAGCGACGGCCCGCAGGGTGGCCGCACCGGGTGGCAGGCGATGAAGAACCCCGCCGTGCAGCAGGCGGCCATGGAGGCCTTCTTCTTCGGCTACCAGGCCTTCACCGCCAAGCCCGACGAGATGCTGGCCAGGCGCGGCCTGTCACGGGTGCACCACCGCATCCTGTTCTTCATCGCCAAGTATCCCGGGCTGAGCATGAAGGAGCTGCTGGGCTATCTGGGCGTGAGCAAGCAGGCGCTGAACACGCCGCTGCGCCAGCTGATGGAAATGCACCTGGTGCAGAGCGAGGCGGCAGCAGACGACAAGCGCAAACGCCTGCTCGGCTTCACCGCCGAAGGCGCCAAGCTGGAACAGGCCCTGCGTCGCGAGCAGGCGCGACTGCTGCAGCGGGTGTTCAGCGAAATGGGAGAAGAAGCCGTACAGGGCTGGCTGGCCGTCAATCACGCCCTGGCCCGCAGCCGCCACGAACGTACGTAG